The sequence CAGAGTAAGCAGCAGCATAACTAACGTTGTTCTTTTCATAGCGGAAACAGGCTTATTCATTGTTAACAGACGTTATCACACTGTGATGGTTCAGCGTAAATTTTATTATGCTCTTCGTGTGGGGATATACGGGGATTGATTCACAAAGTGATTGATTACTCCTTGACCTTCCCTCAAGGGGAAGGTTTATGCTGATAAATAATGCTGTTTTTGTGCCCTGTGGGCACTTACTCACAATCGAGAATGGAGACGACCATGCATCGCCGTGATTTTATCAAGTTAACGGCAGCTCTTGGAGCCGCCACTTCACTGCCTTTATGGAGCCGCGCGGCTTTAGCCGCAGATTTTTCACCTTTACCCATCCCGCCGCTACTTTTACCCGATGCCAGCGGTAGCCTTAATCTGAATATCCAAACAGGCACTATGTCCTGGTTGCCCTCCGCCACCACTCAAACCTGGGGCTATAACGGCAACTTGTTAGGGCCTGCGATTCGTTTGCAGCGCGGCAAGCCGGTCACGATTAACATCACAAATTCATTACCGGAAGCTACAACTGTGCACTGGCACGGACTGGAAGTTCCCGGTGATGTCGATGGTGGGCCGCAAGCACTGATTCAGCCGGGGGCAAAGCGCCAAGTCACATTTACGGTAGAGCAACCCGCTGCCACCTGCTGGTTCCATCCCCATACCCACGGCATCACGGGCCGTCAGGTCGCGATGGGGTTAGGGGGGCTAGTGCTGATAGATGACAGTGACAGCGAAAAACTGCCTCTGCCGAAACAGTGGGGTGTGGATGATATTCCGGTCATTTTGCAGGATAAATTGTTGGATAAAGATGGCCAGATTGACTATCAATTGGATGTGATGACGGCTGCTGTGGGGTGGTTTGGTGATCGAATGTTCACCAACGGTGCCCGCTATCCGCAACAGATAACCCCGCGCGGCTGGGTGCGCTTGCGGATACTGAATGGGTGTAATGCGCGCTCCCTGAATCTGGCCCTTAGCGATGGTCGCCCAATGTATGTGATTGGCAGTGACGGCGGCTTACTGGCCGAGCCAGTGGCGGTGCGCGAATTGCCAATACTGATGGGCGAGCGTTTCGAGGTGCTGGTGGATACCTCTGATGGCCAGGCACTTGATTTGGTCACTTTGCCAGTAAAACAGATGGGCATGACATTAGCTCCATTTGATAAGCCGCTGCCGGTGTTACGCATTCAACCCTCACTGACAACGGGCAGCAAAACATTGCCGGATTCTCTGGTTGTGGTGCCGCCGCTTGCCGATGCTACCGGCCTGCAAGAGCGCTGGTTCCAACTGATGATGGACCCGAAACTGGATATGCTGGGCATGCAGGCGCTGATGAGCCGCTATGGTATGCAAGCTATGGCGGGAATGAGCATGGATCACGGCAATATGGGGGGAATGGATAAGGGGGCCATGGGAGGAATGGATCACAGCAATATGAAGGGCATGAATCATGGCGCGATGAAAGCGGCCCCTGCTTTTGATTTCAGCCATGCCAATATGATCAATGGCAAAGCCTTTTCCATGACCGAAGCGGCATTTGATGCCAAACAGGGCAAATACGAAAAATGGACGGTTTCTGGTGAGGGCGACATGATGTTGCACCCATTCCATGTTCACGGTACGCAGTTCCGTATTCTGACCGAAAATGGGAAGCCACCTGCGGAACATCGGCGTGGTTGGAAAGATACTGTGCGAGTGGAGGGTGCTCGCAGTGAGATATTGGTGCGTTTTAATCACCTGGCCCCAACCAGCACACCTTATATGGCCCATTGCCACCTGCTGGAACATGAAGATACCGGCATGATGCTGGGCTTTACTGTCAGTGCTTAAGGTGCATTAATGGGTTATGTCTGCGGCGGGAGAGTCCGTCGCAACCAGGCTCAGGCTATGGTAAACTCAGCGGCTTTCTTCCGGCAAGCAACGTAAAAAAGCGACGTTAAAACCTATGAAACACACTGTAGAAGTCATGATTTCCGAGCAGGAAGTCAAAACCCGAATTGCCGAATTAGGCCGCCAAATCTCCGAACATTACCGCGACAGTGGCAGTGAAATGGTGTTGGTCGGGTTGCTCCGTGGCTCATTTATGTTTATGGCTGATTTATGCCGCGCCATTGATGTTTCCCATGAAGTCGATTTTATGACGGCCTCCAGCTACGGCAATGGCATGAGCACCACTCGCGATGTGAAAATCCTGAAAGATCTGGATGAAGATATCCGTGGTAAAGATGTGCTTATTGTTGAAGATATCATCGACTCAGGTAATACATTAAGTAAAGTGCGTGAAATTCTGCAACTACGTGGCCCGAAATCATTGGCTATTTGTACGTTGCTGGATAAACCCGAGCGCCGCGAAGTACAGGTGCCAGTAGAGTGGGTCGGTTTCACTATTCCTGATGAATTTGTGGTGGGTTACGGTATTGATTATGCTCAAAGATACAGACACCTTCCTTATGTCGGAAAGGTTGTTATGTTTGACGAGTGATCGATTGCTGCGCGTGGATATTTTAGGCTGATTGAGTCGCGTAGTTAATGGGAGAGGGTGCGTTTTAACACCCTCCCATAGCAACTCATCAGTTTTGTCTGTTGGGTTGCAGTATTTTCGCCATTGCTTCGCGGTACTTGATTTCTAGTTCGCTGAGGCTGGTACTCGAGATATTTAAATCCGTCAGTTTGCCGTCTTCAATACCATAGACCCAGCCGTGAATCATGGCTTTCTGCCCGCGTTTCCAGGCGGAGCGAACAATAGTAGAATGTCCCAAGTTATACACTTGCTCTACCACGTTGATTTTACATAACATATTACTACGTTCTTCGGCAGGAAGTTCACCCAGCAGTGAGCTGTGTTTAAACCAAAGATCCCGAATATGCAGTAACCAGTTGTCGATAAGCCCTAATTCGAGGTCTTTTTTCATTGCGGCTTCAACACCACCACAGCCAAGGTGACCACAGATAATGATATGTTCGACCTGTAAAACGTCGATGGCATATTGCACCACGGACAAACAGTTCAGATCCGTATGGATAACCAGATTGGCAACATTGCGGTGAACAAACAATTCGCCAGCTTTCAGGCCGGTTAACTGTTCTGCGGGAACGCGGCTGTCTGAACAACCAATCCACAAAAACCGAGGTTTCT comes from Yersinia canariae and encodes:
- the cueO gene encoding multicopper oxidase CueO yields the protein MHRRDFIKLTAALGAATSLPLWSRAALAADFSPLPIPPLLLPDASGSLNLNIQTGTMSWLPSATTQTWGYNGNLLGPAIRLQRGKPVTINITNSLPEATTVHWHGLEVPGDVDGGPQALIQPGAKRQVTFTVEQPAATCWFHPHTHGITGRQVAMGLGGLVLIDDSDSEKLPLPKQWGVDDIPVILQDKLLDKDGQIDYQLDVMTAAVGWFGDRMFTNGARYPQQITPRGWVRLRILNGCNARSLNLALSDGRPMYVIGSDGGLLAEPVAVRELPILMGERFEVLVDTSDGQALDLVTLPVKQMGMTLAPFDKPLPVLRIQPSLTTGSKTLPDSLVVVPPLADATGLQERWFQLMMDPKLDMLGMQALMSRYGMQAMAGMSMDHGNMGGMDKGAMGGMDHSNMKGMNHGAMKAAPAFDFSHANMINGKAFSMTEAAFDAKQGKYEKWTVSGEGDMMLHPFHVHGTQFRILTENGKPPAEHRRGWKDTVRVEGARSEILVRFNHLAPTSTPYMAHCHLLEHEDTGMMLGFTVSA
- the hpt gene encoding hypoxanthine phosphoribosyltransferase yields the protein MKHTVEVMISEQEVKTRIAELGRQISEHYRDSGSEMVLVGLLRGSFMFMADLCRAIDVSHEVDFMTASSYGNGMSTTRDVKILKDLDEDIRGKDVLIVEDIIDSGNTLSKVREILQLRGPKSLAICTLLDKPERREVQVPVEWVGFTIPDEFVVGYGIDYAQRYRHLPYVGKVVMFDE
- the can gene encoding carbonate dehydratase, which translates into the protein MKEIEKLLANNDLWSKAISKDDPGFFEHLAEAQKPRFLWIGCSDSRVPAEQLTGLKAGELFVHRNVANLVIHTDLNCLSVVQYAIDVLQVEHIIICGHLGCGGVEAAMKKDLELGLIDNWLLHIRDLWFKHSSLLGELPAEERSNMLCKINVVEQVYNLGHSTIVRSAWKRGQKAMIHGWVYGIEDGKLTDLNISSTSLSELEIKYREAMAKILQPNRQN